One segment of Campylobacter hominis ATCC BAA-381 DNA contains the following:
- a CDS encoding helix-turn-helix transcriptional regulator — MENIYSTVNQGYAPKRYLRIADITRLYPIGRSAILNYGKQGLITPIRVTKGVIVYDANEIEAFFSGKKAEAQNAKA, encoded by the coding sequence ATGGAGAACATTTATTCAACAGTAAATCAAGGTTATGCCCCAAAAAGGTATTTAAGAATTGCCGATATTACAAGGCTTTATCCAATCGGTAGGAGTGCAATTTTAAATTACGGCAAACAAGGCTTAATAACGCCTATAAGAGTAACAAAAGGCGTAATCGTATATGACGCTAACGAAATAGAAGCGTTTTTTAGCGGTAAGAAAGCGGAAGCGCAAAATGCCAAGGCTTAA
- a CDS encoding Rha family transcriptional regulator, with amino-acid sequence MNNIIINNVEVEFEVVKDKVFTNSLQIAEVFEKEHKNIIRIIENLPNDDFRQLNFEPSCEVRRNGLFDKETKFYNLTRDGFSLLVMSFTGEKAYKFKIAYINAFNKMEAILKEPMSEIDILIKQAELLKENQQKMKALEAKTDELHKEQLKARNNINRILANDKELTVIAYASLNGIKANSYNAAIIGKKAAKLSREQGICTGSTIDKRFGKVNTYDTDILKQVFDKHFESF; translated from the coding sequence ATGAATAATATAATTATCAACAATGTAGAAGTTGAATTTGAAGTAGTTAAAGATAAAGTTTTTACAAACTCACTTCAAATAGCTGAAGTTTTTGAAAAAGAGCATAAAAATATTATTAGAATAATTGAGAATTTGCCGAATGATGATTTCCGACAGCTCAATTTTGAGCCGTCGTGCGAAGTCCGCAGAAATGGACTTTTTGATAAAGAGACAAAATTTTATAATTTAACCAGAGATGGCTTTTCGCTTTTGGTGATGAGTTTTACAGGCGAAAAAGCTTACAAATTTAAAATAGCGTATATTAATGCCTTTAATAAAATGGAAGCCATACTGAAAGAGCCGATGAGCGAAATAGATATTTTGATTAAACAAGCGGAACTTTTAAAAGAAAATCAACAAAAGATGAAAGCGCTTGAAGCAAAAACCGATGAACTTCATAAAGAGCAGTTAAAAGCAAGAAATAATATTAATCGTATTTTGGCTAATGATAAAGAATTGACGGTAATCGCTTATGCGAGCCTGAATGGCATAAAAGCGAACTCTTATAACGCCGCTATCATCGGCAAAAAAGCGGCTAAATTAAGCAGAGAACAAGGAATTTGCACGGGCTCTACTATCGATAAAAGGTTCGGCAAGGTAAATACCTACGATACTGATATTTTAAAGCAGGTATTTGACAAGCATTTTGAAAGTTTTTAA